The archaeon genome includes the window CCAGGATGGGAACGTCCAGACGCCTGAACATCGAGAGGGCCTTTGCCGCTATGCTGAGGGCCGCGTCTTGGGGGGTGGTGACTATGACCACTCCACCTAGAGGGACAGTCTGTGCAAGGGTGAGAGAAGCATCGCCCGTGCCAGGGGGAAGGTCGCAGACCAGGTAGTCAAGCTCTCCCCAGTCTACCTGGGCGAGCAGCTGCCTCACCGCGCCCGCGACCAATGGCCCTCGCCAAATGACCGCTGACTGTTCCTTGTAGAAGAAGCCGAGCGAGGCGACCTTGACTCCGTGGGCCACGGGTGGCACGATCCGATCGCTCCTGACTTCAGCCGGGGAGTCGACTCCCATCATGTGGGGTATGTTGGGCCCATAGACGTCCGCATCGACGAGGCCTACCTTGGCGCCGGACGCAGCGAGCGCGACTGCGAGGTTGACAGCTACCGTGGACTTTCCCACTCCGCCCTTCCCGCTGGCAACCGCGATCACGTTCTTCACCCCTCTCAGAGTCTCGCTCTGTGCGTAGTCTCTCGTGGCGAAGACCTTCGAGCTTGTCTTCATGACCACCTCGCTGACGCCGGGGACCCCCCGTACCGCATCCTTCGCAGACTCCTCGATGCGGGTCCGCAATGGGCAGGCGGGGGTCGTGAGATTGAGGGTGAACTTCACCGAGCCCCCTTCGATTTCGACCCCCTCAACCATGTGCAGGGAAACTAGGTCTCGACCGAGCTCGGGGTCCTTGACCTGTGCCAGGGCTTCGAGCACCTCTTCTTTTGATGGCAACGGCGCGACGGGCCACCTCCCGTATAAAATTCTAGCTCAGGTCCGCTTTCAGCTTTCAGGATATGCTTTTCCGAGCCCCCGTGAGGCGTCCTCACATGAGGGAGGTCGTCATACGCCCGCTTCCCGGGCTCCCAGAGGTCGGGGAAGGCGCCGACATCGCAGAGATGATCGTGGAAGCCGCAAGACGCTCCAAATTCCGGCTGGAGAACGGGGACGTAGTGGTGGTCAAGCAGAAGATCGTATCGAAGTCCGAGGGGAGACTGGTGAGGATCTCCGGAGTTGTACCCGGTAAGCGAGCCAAGGCCCTGGCCGCCGAACAGGGCAAGGACCCCAGGCTCGTGGAACTGATTCTGAAGGAGTCTAGGCGGGTGGTAAGAGCAGGGCACGGAGTCATCATCACCGAGACACGCCAGGGTCTCGTGTGCGCGAACGCCGGGATCGACCAGTCCAACGTGGGCGAGGGCCTTGTCGCCCTCCTCCCAATGGACGCAGACGCGAGCGCGAGGAGAATCCGCCGGAGGCTCAAGGAGTTGACCGACAGGAAGCTCGCGGTCGTGGTGACTGACACCTTCGGGAGGCCTTGGCGGAAGGGCCAGACTGACGTCGCGATAGGCTGCTCTGGAATCGAGCCTCTTCTCTCCTATGCGGGAAGGAAGGACTCGTTCGGCTACGAGCTCAGAGTCACAGAACCAGCAGTCGTGGACGAGATAGCCGGCGCCGTGGAACTTGCGATCGGGAAACTCGGGAGGATGCCAGTCGCCGTCGTCCGCGGGATTGAGTACCGCGAGGGGGATGCAGGCGTGGGCTCGATGCTGATGGAGAAGACGCGGGACCTGTTCAGGTGAGAGGATGAAGATTGTGGCGCTCGCGGGTGGGACCGGTTCTGCCAAGATCCTCAGGGGCCTCGAGAGGCTGGGGCAAGAGATGACTGTCATCTCCAACGTGGGTGACAACGTCTGGATGCACGGGCTCTACGTCTGCCCGGACATCGACATCGCGATGTACTCCTTGGCCGGGGTTGCAGACATCAAAAAGGGGTGGGGCGTCGCCGATGACACCTTCAATGTTCAAGAGGCGCTGGGGCGCCTGGGGGAGCCGACCTGGTTCAACTTGGGCGACAAGGACCTGGGGGTCCACATACTCAGGACCCGCCTCCTGCGCGGGGGGAAGGGACTGACAGCAGTCACCGACCGACTGAGGCGGGGCTTCGGTGTCAGGGCCCGAGTGCTGCCCGCGACAGACGACGAGGTCGAGACGCACATCTCGACTTCCGTGGGGACTGTCCATCTCCAAGACTACTGGGTTCGGCTGAAAGCGAGGCCGAAGGTCAAGCGCGTCGTCTATCGAGGCGCATCCCGAGCGAAGGCCTCGCCCCAAGCGCTCAAGTCGATAGCCCAGGCTGACAGGGTCATAGTCTGTCCCGCCAACCCTGTGACGAGCATCGGCCCCATCATTGCCATCCCGGGAATTCAGAGGGCGCTAACCAGCACTCGTTCAAGGGTCGTTGCCCTCTCGCCGATGATCGGGTCGCGCCCCTTCAGCGGTCCTGCGGCGAAGCTGATGAAGGCGCAGGGCCTCAGCCCCTCTTCGGTGGGGATAGCAGAAGCCTACTCGGAATTCCTCGACTGCCTCCTCGTAGACCGGAGCGACGAGACACTGGCAGAACGGATAAGGCGCAAGGGCCCGTCATGCGTCCTGACCGATGCGTCAATCCGGGGCCCCGAGGACGAAGTCAGGCTCGCCAGGGAGCTGGTGGCCGCTTGAGGATAGCAGTTCTCGTTCCGTTCAAGTCTTCCAACCAAAAGTCGAGGCTGGCCGGGTATCTCGGCGCGAGCGACAGAGAGGCGTTCGCACTAGCTCTGCTGGAGGACCTCCTTGATGTTGTCTCCGCGTCTCCCCACCTTGATTGTTGGGTAGTGACCTCCGACGACGAGGCAGCCAAGGCCGCCGCCAGGGTCGGGGCCGGTAGCGTGCGCGAAGACTCAGACGACGGAGTCAACGAAGCCGTGCTCTCGGGGGTCCGGTCGATCAAGGGATGCGACGACTTCCTCGTCCTCCCATCCGACCTGGCGACACTCTCACCTTCGGAACTAGACGGGGCTATCCGTCTAAAGTCGCAAGGTATGGGGATTGTGATCTCGCCGTCCAGGACATTCAACGGAACCAATCTCCTACTGTTCTCCCGTGACAGGATGATTCCCCTCAGGTATGACAACGACAGCTTCCGAGGGCACCTCAGAGGCGCGGGCAGGGAGGGATTCAAGACCGCGGTCTACTGCCCTCCGGGCGTCATGTTCGACGTCGACACCAGGTTGGACCTTCGTGAACTCTCGCACTCCCGAATAAGTACGCGGGCCTCCTCGATGGCGAGAAGGCTTCTGGCTTGACCCTGGTCATCGAGGACTGCAAGCTCTGGGGCCGCAAGGGGGGCTCCTTGGTCGTCGAGGAGGGCAGGATCGCAGCTTTCGTTGAAGGCGGGACGCCGAAGGTCCGGAGCGACGCAACTCGCATTTCTGGAAACGGGGGCACTGTCTTCATGGGCTTCATCGACACTCACTGTCACCCCTTCGAGTACGGCTGGCTTCGAAGGAACCTCGACCTGAAGGGGACCTCGAACCTGACGGGGATACGGCTCAGGCTCTCGGCCAGGGCTAGGTCTACTCTCCCTGGGGCTTGGATAGCAGGGATGGGGTGGGACCAGGAGCGCCTGTCAGAGGCGCGCATGCCGACGAGATCCGACATAGACGATGTCACGCCCAACAACCCGGTCGTCCTCACGCGCGTCTGCGGTCACATCGGACTCCTCAACTCCAGGGCGCTGCAGGAGATGGCCAACGCAGCGGTCGGATTGGAGGGATACGACCTTGACTCTAGAGGGACTCCCACCGGCATCGTTCGCGAGTCTGCCCTCCCCCCTGTTCTGGCCGTCCTCCCCAAGAGCGAGGCCGCCATGACGTCTGACCTCCTCACCGCGGAGGTGGAGGCTTCCAAGTCGGGGCTCACCACTCTCCATTGTATCATCTCAGAGGCGGCCTATCAGGAGGAGCTCTCCGCTCTGGTGGGGCTTCACAGCTCGGGGTCGCTATCTCTGAAGTACAAGGTCTACATCCCGGCTGCAGCGATCGGGTACGTCGAGGACCGGAGGATCAGAGACAGGCTCAACGACGACAAGGTCAGGCTTTCTGGGGTGAAGATCTACGCGGACGGGTCGCTTGGCGCCCGCACGGCCGCCCTCAGGGAGCCGTACGCCGATGACCCCGGCAACTCGGGGCTGCTCAGATACTCCCAAGATGCACTGAACCAGGCGGTTGAGGCGGCCCATGACGCCGGATTCCAGGCGGTCGTCCACGCGATTGGCGACCGAGCGGTCGAGCAGGCCTTGGAGGCGATTTCACGCGTCTCGGGGCCGGGGAACGAGAGAAGGCACAGGATTGAACATGCGAGCTTGCTCCCGCCCGACCTCCTCAGCCGGATGAGGAAGCATGCTGTAAGAGCGACCGTCCAGCCGTTGTTCATCACTTCAGACACGTGGGCGTCGGAACGATTGGGGCCCGAAAGAGCCAGACACCTCTATCCCCTGAGGTCCATGCTCAAGGCAGGCATCATAGCCTCGGGCAGCTCTGACTCGCCGATAGAGTCGATGAGCCCGATCCTCGGCATGTGGGCCTCGATGGTGAGGTCTGGGGTCGCCCCAGAGGAAGCGCTCTCGATGTCGGAGGCGGTCGCCCTCTACACCTCGAATGCACGATCCAACGGCGGGGACCCAGAGGAGGAGGGTCTCGGCGCCCGAGCTGATTTGTGTCTGCTCGATTCGGACGTCGAGGGGATGCATCCTGCTTTGCTCAGGAAGGTGAGAGTCTCTGCCACCGTGGTCGGTGGGGAACCCGTCTATTCAGCATCCTAGCGGCGCGACTGGGTCCCTGGACTCGTCGAAAGCATCTCAAGGAGTCCGTCGACCGCGTCGAAGAAGCTCTTGTCTCTGAGGTGCTCGAACCTCGGCCTGGGAACGTCCACCTTCAGTTCCCCGATCACTGTCCCGGGCCTGGGCGAGAGTACGACGATCCTGTCGGCCATCATCACCGCCTCCTCCACGTTGTGGGTGATCATGACGAAGTCGTTTGTAGGCAGGCTGGGGTCTCCCAGGATTTTCAGGAGCTGCACCCTCAGGTCCTTGGCCGTAAGCTCATCGAGAGAGGAGAAGGGCTCGTCGAGGAGCATCACTTCAGGATTGAGGGCCAGCGCCCTGGCGATTCCGACCCTTTGCTTCATCCCGCCTGAGAGGTCGTGGGGATACGCGTCCTCGAAGCCGCTGAGGTGGACCATGGCCATGTACCTTATCGCCCGCTCTCGCGCTTCAGACCTGTCCACGCCGCTCACCTCGAGCGGGAGCTGGATGTTCTGAAGGGCCGTCTTCCAGGGGAAGAGGGCGAAGGACTGGAAGACCATGGTGACCTTGGGCGAAGGCCCTGTAACAGGCTGCCCACTGAACAGTACTTCGCCGGTGTCCGCTCTGTCCAGGCCCGCGACTATCCTCAGCAGCGTCGACTTCCCGCACCCAGACGGGCCTATGACGCACACGAACTCGTCCTTTCTCACCTCGAGGGTGACGTCCTTGAGCGCTTGGACCACGGAGCCGTTCCGGTAGGCCTTGGAGACTCCCCTTACCTCGATGACCCCGGTCATGAAAGGTCCAGGCCTCTCTTCTCGACGCGGCTCAGGAGCCGCCGCCACACGAGCCTCCCAAGAAGGATCACGATGCCCGACATCACGAAGAGGTAGACGCCCACCAGAACAGGGTTCCCGGCGGCTGCCGCCTCGTCAAGGAGCGAGCCTAGCCCGAGGATGGAGTATGCGGTTCCCCCGTACCGGGCGTACTCCGAATAGATGACCACGTTCCATCCCCCGCCCCACGCGAGAATGCTTCCTGTTATTATCGCAGGGAGGAGGGCAGGGACGATCACGCTCCTCGCAAGTTTCGAGCCCTTGAACCCGAAGAGGGCCGAGACCTCCTTCAGCTCGGTGGGCAAGAAAGAGGCCGCCGACACCACGTTGAAGATGACGTACCAGATCATGCCCATAAAGAGAATGAGATACGACGAGACCTCAAGTCCGAGGGCGCCCGGCAGGACTTGCACCAGCGTGGCGAACATCGGAGGGAACAGGGCGAGGTACGGGACGGCCCTTCCGATGTCGTAGGCGACGTAGAACTTGGAGGCCGAGAGCCTTCCCTGCGCGACCAGCAGCGCGACGCCCACAGAGATCAAGAGGCAGGCCAGGTAAACCGCAGTCATCCTCAGCAGGGTCGAGGCCGTCCCGAGCAGTAGGGTGGCGAGGCTCTGCCCGGAGAGGGCGGCGCCGATGAACGGCAGGTCCGGAATGAGGTCAGACAGGACCAAAGCGAGCCCCACCACTAGCAGGCCGCCGCCGAAGACTTCTGCGATCCGCTTCGTGCTGAACCCATACTTTGCCCTGGCCCTGTGAAGGAGCTCTACCCTGTATCTGAGTCCCATCATCCTCCTGCTCTGTCCTCCGACTGAACGCAGGGGGTGGACGACCCGTTCCGGGACATGGAACCCGAGGTGGGCTCTATGCTTCGCGGCCTGGTCAGCGAGCCTGTGCCACACGAGCTGGTTCGTGATGACAACGAGCTCTCCCATGACGAGGAGCCCGAGCCAAGACACGCCGAGCGTGGCAGGCGTCTGGCTTGCCTTCTCTATGAAAGACCCGAGGCCTGGAACCGTATAGAGCCTGTTTCCATAGTTCACGAACTCTGAGACCGCGTCGAAGGTCCAACCATCACTCCAAGCCAAGGTCGAAGCGGACAGGAGGGCAGGGAGGATCGCGGGGAGGACGACGTTTCTGAAGTAATGGTATCCGTTGAGCCCGAAGCCACTCGCAGCCTCCTCCACGGTCTGAGGGATTGCCTTGACCGCCCCGACGACTCCGAAGAAGATGCTCCACTCCATCGCCGTGAAGAGCAGGATGGCGACGCCAAGCTCCTCGCCGACGACTCCGGGAACGGCGAGGATGACCCCCACCAGAAGGACTGGGAAGTACCCCAGCACCGGGACGCTCTGAAGCACGTCGAAGATGGGTATCATCACCCTGCCTGCGCTGCGGCTGGTCGCCGCGAGTATGCCCAAGCCCACCCCTACCGCCAGCGACAGGACGAAGACGGCGGAGATCCTCACGAGGCTCAGGCCGGCGTAAAGAGGGAGCAGGCGGGCGTCTGGGTAGCCTGAGAGGTAGGCAAAGAGGAAAGTGAGGAACAGCACGGCAACGCCGCCCGCTGCGAAGTAGCGTCCCACGGGGGGTCTCCCCGCGCCGAAGTCGTTCTTGATTTAAGGCTGGCGGGGCTACGCTATGTAGGAAGTGCTCGAAGAGTCAAAGCGCCTGACGGTCTCGTATTCACCCTTGTCCCTGAACGACGAGAACTTCACCAGGTCAGGGAAGAACCTGTCAAGCGGCATCACGGCCATCTCCCCGGCGACGTGACTCTCGCCCAAGAACTCCCCGCTAATCCTCCTGCTCAGATCCCTGACCTCCCTGTCGCTGGTGTACCCCAGGCTGTGGAGATACTCGTGAAGGAGGATCATGAAGACGTAAGAGTTCTTCTCGGACCTTGACTTCGAGAGCCTCTCGACGATTCGCAGGATGTTCCTGTTCATGACTATCGCGTTCGAGCCCATCTGGTGGTATGCCCCAACTTCGTTTGGGATGTCCCCAAGGACCAGAGTGAGACCAGCTCTGTGCATGCCCAGGCTCGCCTCAGTCGCCCTCTTGACCATCTCAAAGATCTCGTCGAAGGTCTCCGCGGAGGTCAGAAGCCCCGAGTTCGAGTCAACATTCATCAAGGTATCATGCTCCAGCGCTTCTAGTTAAATCCAGTCCTAGAGTCGTCCCGGTCCAACCGGTTCGAGCTTTCTTAGGACTACCGAAAAGATCCCGTTTCGGACTGAAACGGCCGCGCTAGAGGGCTCAATCTCGCATGGCAGCGGAACCGAGAGCGCAAGATTGCGCCCTATCAGCTCGACCTTTTTGCCCGAGACGAAAGCGCTCAGGTCCTCGGCTCCCATCAGGGGCACCTCGACCAACAGGTTGACAGTCTCAGGCGACTCGATGACTTCGAAGTCCCGCCCGTGCTCCTCCATTCCGTATCCAGACGTCTCCGGCCCATCGAGCATCTTCTCCGCGTCCCTGACTATCTCCTCCAGCTTCTGCTCGAGCCCCTCAGCTCCGTCGGAACTCACGGTCCCGCTCCTCTTGGAAGGTCCAGGACCTTGCGCAGGCCGAGGGTTAGGGTGACTATGACCGCCGCACCCTTGGAGGAGGGCCTGTAGATGCCGCCCTTCCTATGTTCGACCAGCCCGGCGCTCTCGAGGGGCACAAGGCAGTCCCTGACGAGCTTGGGGTTTATCCCCACGCCCAGAAGGTCGGTGAACCTGGTCTCTGGGCGCTTCATGAGTTCTATCATTATGCGCAGCCTCCTTTCGTTGCCGGCGAGCGAGAGAAGGTCGACAAGCTCCTTGACTTCCTGGCCCCCGAACTCAAGCTCCCCCCCTCCTGCTCCTTCTCCAGGGACGTCCACGTGGACCCGGAAGAAGACGCGTCTCCCGCCCGACAGAGTGAATTCGAAGCGCAAGTCCCAAGCCACTTACCTCTGGGTAATTACCTATATTAGTATGTTAGTCCGAAAAGGAGGTCGAGGGCCTCAAAGGGAAGACTTTCCGCACGAAGGGCAGAACGGCGATAGTGAACCCAGCTTTGAGCCGCAGAATGAACACCGCCGCTCCGGGCCTCCAGTCCCGTCTGTTGAATTCTCAGCATATCTCTTCCTCTCCACCCTCTTTGCGAAAATCACTGCTATTTCGAGGAGAATCACCAATGGGAGGAATATCCCGAGATGCCCCACAATGGGCTCCGGGGTGACCGCTACAATCACCACGTAGAGGCCCAAATAGACGAGCAGCCTGTTTTTGGTGAACATGCCAGTCGATAGAATCCCGAACCTCACCAGCAAAACGAAGACGGAAGGGGCGGCAAACGCCAATCCAGTGGCGCCAGTGGTAATGAATACGAACCCGTAGTAGTCACTCGCCGTTACGATGGACTGAATTCCAAAGATATTCGCAAAGTACACCATGAATCGAATTACAGCCGGCGTAAGTACGAAGTACCCTATCGCCGCACCTCCCACCATCAGGCCCACGAATGCGATGACGAATTTTCCAAGGAGACTTCTTTCCTCAGGCTTCAATGCGGGCTCGACGAATCTGAAGACTTCGTAGCCGATGACAGGGCTGGAAGTGATCAAGGCCATGACCGCGCTCGCCAAGAAGTAGATCTCCAGAGGCGCGGTCAGGGACCCGGAAATGATGCTGACTTTGCCTCCGGCGAGGGCGGCAGCGTCATCAAGAACAACCGAGATCATCGGCTTGTAGAGGCCACTGAAGAAGGAACCGGGATCAAGGGCCTGGGCCGGGAAAAACAGCCAGAAGGCGATGCTGACGAAGTAGGCGACCGCCACCGCCTTCAGCCTCCTTCTGAGCTCCTCCAGGTGCGATAGAATGCTCAAACTCTCAGGAAGGGCCTAAGAACTGGGAGGAAAAACATTTGGCTTTAATTGGGCAAGTGCCCGCTCAGTGTCGCCGAAACTTGTGCCGTGGGAATCAGAAGTTGCGGCCCGTATCACTTTCTCGACTTGGCAACGATTTCTTGAGAAATCTGTTCCCTGGTCTTCCCTGCAGTCGAGATTCCTAGGCTCTCCGCCGTGTCCACAAGGAGCTCGTCCCCCGTCTTGGGTCTGGCAGAATCACTCGCTGACGCGACCGTCGCAGAAATCTCCTTCGAGGCGCTGTCGAACTCCTTCTTCGCCCTTCCCAGGGCCCTTGCAAGTTCAGGAATCTTCTGCGGACCCCACATAAAGAGAACGACCGCTATCACCCCGATTATGATCAGGTCTGGACCTGTGAAAGCCAATCGACTCGGGACTCGATATCCAGACACTTTATTTAAGGATTAGAAGTCCAATTGAAGTCCACTCCACAAGAACGAGGGCCACGCCGGGTGGAACAAGGTTTTATCCAGACAGGAGGCGGGTGGAATTGTTGAAGCCCTGGCAGAACATACGGAACTATTGGAGGCTGACAAAACCGAGGATTTGGGGGCTCCTGGTCTTCACGGGGATGATCGCGATGCTCGTCGGCTACAGGGAGACCGGTGTGCCGTTCAACACTCAGGCCTTCGTCATAGTGGCTGTGTCTCTGGTGCTGGGGAGCGCCTCGGCCGATGTCCTCACGAACTACCACGACAGAGACATCGACGGGATCATGCGCAGAACACAGAAGCGGCCGATCCCCTCTGGCGATGTCAGCCCCAAATCAGCCCTCACCTTCGGTCTCTCCATGGCGGTCCTGTCCGTCCTCGTACCTTTGCTTCTGATCAACGCACTCTCTGCCGGGTTCATGCTTCTGGGACTACTCGACAACGTCGTGGTCTATTCG containing:
- a CDS encoding amidohydrolase; translation: MTLVIEDCKLWGRKGGSLVVEEGRIAAFVEGGTPKVRSDATRISGNGGTVFMGFIDTHCHPFEYGWLRRNLDLKGTSNLTGIRLRLSARARSTLPGAWIAGMGWDQERLSEARMPTRSDIDDVTPNNPVVLTRVCGHIGLLNSRALQEMANAAVGLEGYDLDSRGTPTGIVRESALPPVLAVLPKSEAAMTSDLLTAEVEASKSGLTTLHCIISEAAYQEELSALVGLHSSGSLSLKYKVYIPAAAIGYVEDRRIRDRLNDDKVRLSGVKIYADGSLGARTAALREPYADDPGNSGLLRYSQDALNQAVEAAHDAGFQAVVHAIGDRAVEQALEAISRVSGPGNERRHRIEHASLLPPDLLSRMRKHAVRATVQPLFITSDTWASERLGPERARHLYPLRSMLKAGIIASGSSDSPIESMSPILGMWASMVRSGVAPEEALSMSEAVALYTSNARSNGGDPEEEGLGARADLCLLDSDVEGMHPALLRKVRVSATVVGGEPVYSAS
- the cofC gene encoding 2-phospho-L-lactate guanylyltransferase; its protein translation is MRIAVLVPFKSSNQKSRLAGYLGASDREAFALALLEDLLDVVSASPHLDCWVVTSDDEAAKAAARVGAGSVREDSDDGVNEAVLSGVRSIKGCDDFLVLPSDLATLSPSELDGAIRLKSQGMGIVISPSRTFNGTNLLLFSRDRMIPLRYDNDSFRGHLRGAGREGFKTAVYCPPGVMFDVDTRLDLRELSHSRISTRASSMARRLLA
- a CDS encoding twin-arginine translocase TatA/TatE family subunit codes for the protein MWGPQKIPELARALGRAKKEFDSASKEISATVASASDSARPKTGDELLVDTAESLGISTAGKTREQISQEIVAKSRK
- a CDS encoding Hsp20/alpha crystallin family protein; the protein is MSSDGAEGLEQKLEEIVRDAEKMLDGPETSGYGMEEHGRDFEVIESPETVNLLVEVPLMGAEDLSAFVSGKKVELIGRNLALSVPLPCEIEPSSAAVSVRNGIFSVVLRKLEPVGPGRL
- the cofE gene encoding coenzyme F420-0:L-glutamate ligase, whose protein sequence is MREVVIRPLPGLPEVGEGADIAEMIVEAARRSKFRLENGDVVVVKQKIVSKSEGRLVRISGVVPGKRAKALAAEQGKDPRLVELILKESRRVVRAGHGVIITETRQGLVCANAGIDQSNVGEGLVALLPMDADASARRIRRRLKELTDRKLAVVVTDTFGRPWRKGQTDVAIGCSGIEPLLSYAGRKDSFGYELRVTEPAVVDEIAGAVELAIGKLGRMPVAVVRGIEYREGDAGVGSMLMEKTRDLFR
- a CDS encoding ABC transporter permease subunit — translated: MGRYFAAGGVAVLFLTFLFAYLSGYPDARLLPLYAGLSLVRISAVFVLSLAVGVGLGILAATSRSAGRVMIPIFDVLQSVPVLGYFPVLLVGVILAVPGVVGEELGVAILLFTAMEWSIFFGVVGAVKAIPQTVEEAASGFGLNGYHYFRNVVLPAILPALLSASTLAWSDGWTFDAVSEFVNYGNRLYTVPGLGSFIEKASQTPATLGVSWLGLLVMGELVVITNQLVWHRLADQAAKHRAHLGFHVPERVVHPLRSVGGQSRRMMGLRYRVELLHRARAKYGFSTKRIAEVFGGGLLVVGLALVLSDLIPDLPFIGAALSGQSLATLLLGTASTLLRMTAVYLACLLISVGVALLVAQGRLSASKFYVAYDIGRAVPYLALFPPMFATLVQVLPGALGLEVSSYLILFMGMIWYVIFNVVSAASFLPTELKEVSALFGFKGSKLARSVIVPALLPAIITGSILAWGGGWNVVIYSEYARYGGTAYSILGLGSLLDEAAAAGNPVLVGVYLFVMSGIVILLGRLVWRRLLSRVEKRGLDLS
- a CDS encoding twin-arginine translocase subunit TatC, producing MSILSHLEELRRRLKAVAVAYFVSIAFWLFFPAQALDPGSFFSGLYKPMISVVLDDAAALAGGKVSIISGSLTAPLEIYFLASAVMALITSSPVIGYEVFRFVEPALKPEERSLLGKFVIAFVGLMVGGAAIGYFVLTPAVIRFMVYFANIFGIQSIVTASDYYGFVFITTGATGLAFAAPSVFVLLVRFGILSTGMFTKNRLLVYLGLYVVIVAVTPEPIVGHLGIFLPLVILLEIAVIFAKRVERKRYAENSTDGTGGPERRCSFCGSKLGSLSPFCPSCGKSSL
- a CDS encoding ABC transporter ATP-binding protein, with the translated sequence MTGVIEVRGVSKAYRNGSVVQALKDVTLEVRKDEFVCVIGPSGCGKSTLLRIVAGLDRADTGEVLFSGQPVTGPSPKVTMVFQSFALFPWKTALQNIQLPLEVSGVDRSEARERAIRYMAMVHLSGFEDAYPHDLSGGMKQRVGIARALALNPEVMLLDEPFSSLDELTAKDLRVQLLKILGDPSLPTNDFVMITHNVEEAVMMADRIVVLSPRPGTVIGELKVDVPRPRFEHLRDKSFFDAVDGLLEMLSTSPGTQSRR
- a CDS encoding Mrp/NBP35 family ATP-binding protein codes for the protein MPSKEEVLEALAQVKDPELGRDLVSLHMVEGVEIEGGSVKFTLNLTTPACPLRTRIEESAKDAVRGVPGVSEVVMKTSSKVFATRDYAQSETLRGVKNVIAVASGKGGVGKSTVAVNLAVALAASGAKVGLVDADVYGPNIPHMMGVDSPAEVRSDRIVPPVAHGVKVASLGFFYKEQSAVIWRGPLVAGAVRQLLAQVDWGELDYLVCDLPPGTGDASLTLAQTVPLGGVVIVTTPQDAALSIAAKALSMFRRLDVPILGVVENMSYFLCPHCGERTPIFSEGGGRRMADSQKVDFLGEVPLGIEIRESSDAGTPIVSSSPESVGALAFKDLAFRVAGLVSIVAYSRMKA
- a CDS encoding 2-phospho-L-lactate transferase, whose amino-acid sequence is MALAGGTGSAKILRGLERLGQEMTVISNVGDNVWMHGLYVCPDIDIAMYSLAGVADIKKGWGVADDTFNVQEALGRLGEPTWFNLGDKDLGVHILRTRLLRGGKGLTAVTDRLRRGFGVRARVLPATDDEVETHISTSVGTVHLQDYWVRLKARPKVKRVVYRGASRAKASPQALKSIAQADRVIVCPANPVTSIGPIIAIPGIQRALTSTRSRVVALSPMIGSRPFSGPAAKLMKAQGLSPSSVGIAEAYSEFLDCLLVDRSDETLAERIRRKGPSCVLTDASIRGPEDEVRLARELVAA